A genomic region of Deinococcus sp. KSM4-11 contains the following coding sequences:
- a CDS encoding GerMN domain-containing protein, whose amino-acid sequence MRRLLSLFNVLSAILLAVAVLASQAVQRVPPAPDAPKLQLAERTALSLKVYFTDAQVQRLIPETRTVQVTQRTPAAIAQATLGVWAAGPSQSGHLGAVPRGTATPKVYVRGTHYYVDLPAAYSTLRYGTSGERMLLCTITRTLLDTRGQDVSFVLNGKPVETLGHMDLREPFTRQDCADQ is encoded by the coding sequence ATGAGGCGCCTGCTGTCGCTGTTCAATGTGTTGAGCGCCATTCTGCTGGCGGTGGCGGTGCTGGCGTCCCAGGCGGTGCAGCGTGTGCCGCCCGCACCGGACGCCCCGAAACTCCAGCTCGCGGAGCGCACGGCCCTGAGCCTCAAGGTGTACTTCACCGACGCGCAGGTGCAGCGTCTGATCCCGGAGACCCGCACTGTGCAGGTCACCCAGCGCACGCCCGCCGCCATCGCCCAGGCCACGCTGGGCGTGTGGGCGGCCGGCCCCAGCCAGTCCGGGCACCTCGGTGCCGTGCCCAGGGGGACGGCCACGCCGAAGGTCTATGTCCGCGGCACGCACTACTACGTGGATCTTCCCGCCGCATACAGCACCCTGCGGTACGGCACGAGTGGCGAGCGCATGCTGCTGTGCACCATCACCCGCACCCTGCTCGACACGCGGGGGCAGGACGTGAGCTTCGTGCTGAACGGCAAGCCGGTCGAGACGCTGGGCCACATGGATCTGCGCGAGCCGTTCACCCGCCAGGACTGTGCCGATCAGTGA
- a CDS encoding N-acetylmuramoyl-L-alanine amidase, producing the protein MIRSLSPRLSSRLRFLVLLGGTALAASLLAGLGGAQVAFTQLNLAGQTVQSIQLYGAEYASDTILGRLLKITQGDGIVTVTGLGHTLLLPLDENQRRATTDFNTVQLDTERRQARSATLVNGHLYLPLDTLASGLGATYQNGSFTLAPAQLLGVSSRSGKDSDRLVLDLSRDVDVVDERRGASVVLTLRSLSGQARRYTTRGAFVPSAEVARVGSDLTLTVPLPATDGYRTFKVVRETGVRIVLDAGPGVPRSSPDLLTRVTRPLIVLDPARVPGVGRDSTLDVARRAAELLSKQGWQVQVTRDPSSALSLDDTLKLARQSDVYIALDLGRFPNSARSGVTVYEQTGRASAQIVNDIRAGEAPPYGALVVAGTGSSRRLGDLLRGELKGGGVSARREGTTRSITLGEAPQAALLLELGWVNSASDLANLGVPSRLEVMATAVARSVAVYLTARANNNANLSAATPGSTP; encoded by the coding sequence GTGATCCGATCCCTTTCTCCACGCCTGTCCTCCCGCCTGAGGTTCCTGGTGCTACTGGGCGGCACCGCGCTCGCCGCTTCGCTGCTGGCCGGGCTGGGCGGCGCGCAGGTGGCGTTCACGCAGCTGAACCTCGCGGGCCAGACCGTGCAGAGTATCCAGCTGTACGGCGCCGAGTACGCCAGCGATACCATCCTGGGCCGCCTGCTGAAGATCACGCAGGGAGACGGCATCGTAACCGTGACCGGCCTGGGCCACACGCTGCTGCTGCCGCTCGACGAGAACCAGCGCCGCGCCACGACCGACTTCAACACCGTGCAGCTCGATACCGAGCGCCGACAGGCCCGGTCTGCCACGCTGGTCAACGGCCACCTCTACCTGCCGCTGGACACGCTTGCGAGCGGCCTGGGGGCCACCTACCAGAACGGCTCGTTCACGCTGGCGCCTGCGCAACTGCTGGGCGTGAGCAGTCGCTCGGGCAAGGACAGCGACCGGCTGGTGCTCGATCTGAGCCGTGACGTGGACGTCGTGGACGAACGGCGCGGCGCGAGCGTGGTGCTTACCCTGCGCAGCCTCAGCGGTCAGGCGCGCCGGTACACGACGCGCGGGGCCTTCGTGCCCAGCGCCGAGGTCGCCCGCGTCGGCAGCGACCTGACCCTGACCGTGCCCCTGCCCGCCACCGACGGCTACCGCACCTTCAAGGTCGTCCGGGAGACGGGCGTACGGATCGTGCTGGACGCCGGTCCGGGCGTACCACGCAGCAGTCCCGACCTGCTGACCCGCGTGACCCGGCCCCTGATCGTGCTCGATCCGGCCCGCGTGCCCGGCGTGGGCCGCGACTCCACCCTGGACGTCGCGCGCCGGGCGGCGGAACTCCTCAGCAAGCAGGGCTGGCAGGTGCAGGTGACGCGCGATCCCAGCAGCGCCCTGAGCCTGGACGACACCCTTAAACTCGCCCGCCAGAGCGACGTCTACATCGCGCTGGATCTCGGCCGCTTCCCGAACTCGGCCCGCAGCGGCGTGACCGTGTACGAGCAGACCGGCCGCGCCAGCGCACAGATCGTGAACGACATTCGCGCGGGCGAGGCCCCGCCGTACGGCGCCCTGGTCGTGGCGGGCACCGGCAGTTCCCGTCGGCTGGGCGACCTGCTGCGCGGTGAACTCAAGGGCGGCGGCGTCAGCGCGCGGCGGGAAGGCACCACGCGCAGCATCACTCTGGGCGAGGCGCCGCAGGCGGCGCTGCTGCTGGAACTCGGCTGGGTGAACAGCGCCTCGGATCTGGCGAATCTGGGGGTTCCCTCGCGCCTGGAGGTCATGGCGACCGCCGTGGCCCGCTCGGTGGCCGTCTATCTCACGGCCCGCGCGAATAACAACGCGAACCTCTCGGCCGCGACGCCCGGGAGCACGCCATGA
- the smpB gene encoding SsrA-binding protein SmpB has product MPRVYTNRRAHYEYELLERFEAGISLTGSEVKSIRAGGVDFRDAFARLTGGNIELEGLYIPTYMEATYNNHEPRRTRRLLLHREEIMKLRRGLEQKGLTLVPTRLYQKGRVFKIELALARGKKLHDKRRAEADKTMRRELREL; this is encoded by the coding sequence ATGCCGCGCGTGTACACGAACCGCCGCGCTCATTACGAGTACGAACTGCTGGAGCGCTTCGAGGCGGGCATTTCCCTGACGGGCAGCGAAGTCAAGAGCATCCGGGCGGGCGGCGTGGATTTCCGCGACGCCTTCGCCCGCCTGACGGGCGGCAACATCGAGCTGGAGGGCCTGTACATCCCGACCTACATGGAAGCGACGTACAACAACCACGAGCCCCGCCGCACCCGCCGCCTGCTGCTGCACCGCGAGGAGATCATGAAACTCCGGCGCGGCCTGGAGCAGAAGGGCCTGACCCTGGTGCCCACCCGCCTGTACCAGAAGGGCCGGGTGTTCAAGATCGAACTGGCCCTCGCACGCGGCAAGAAGCTGCACGACAAGCGCCGCGCGGAGGCCGACAAGACCATGCGGCGGGAGCTGCGCGAGCTGTGA
- a CDS encoding SDR family oxidoreductase — MTGNTTTTGRSAFITGASKGIGYSVAEALARAGYAVTITARSAPEIADAATKIGHGARGVVCDVRDPAALQREVDAHVAAFGGLDVLFVNAGVGNFANVADLTIEQWRDVIDTNLSGAFYTVKAAIPALKVRGGYIFTLSSLAGKNPFAGGGAYNASKFGLNGLSEVLTLDLRQHGIKVTQIMPGSVATHFAGHTPSDADAWKIQPEDIAQLTVNLLKMPERTLPSRVEVRPSQPPRK; from the coding sequence ATGACAGGGAACACCACGACCACGGGCAGGAGCGCCTTCATCACGGGGGCCAGCAAGGGCATCGGCTATTCGGTGGCCGAGGCGCTCGCCAGGGCCGGCTACGCGGTGACCATCACGGCCCGCAGCGCCCCAGAGATCGCGGACGCCGCCACGAAGATCGGTCACGGCGCGCGCGGCGTGGTGTGCGATGTCCGCGACCCGGCCGCGCTGCAACGCGAGGTGGACGCGCACGTGGCAGCCTTCGGCGGGCTGGACGTGCTGTTCGTGAATGCGGGTGTGGGCAACTTCGCCAACGTCGCGGATCTGACCATCGAGCAGTGGCGGGACGTGATCGACACGAACCTCAGCGGCGCGTTCTACACCGTCAAGGCCGCCATTCCCGCCCTCAAGGTCAGGGGTGGCTACATCTTCACGCTGTCCAGCCTGGCGGGCAAGAATCCCTTTGCGGGCGGCGGCGCGTACAACGCCAGCAAGTTCGGACTGAACGGCCTCTCGGAAGTCCTGACGCTCGACCTGCGCCAGCACGGCATCAAGGTCACGCAGATCATGCCGGGCAGCGTCGCCACGCACTTCGCCGGGCATACGCCGTCGGACGCCGATGCCTGGAAGATCCAGCCGGAGGACATCGCGCAGCTCACCGTGAACCTGCTGAAGATGCCGGAGCGGACGCTGCCCAGCCGGGTGGAAGTGCGGCCCAGCCAGCCGCCCCGCAAGTAG
- a CDS encoding N-acetylmuramoyl-L-alanine amidase, translating into MRPSMRQLAAFLLLTLSGGQAAAPATPSGAPDVFVAYPDPGATVPFDHVILEGSVSPGADLRIDGKAVTVGPDGLFMEWWPLRPGVNTLHFLTTRGGKSGTGTLRVTRPAPRVWPARPTAIDAGSVTPRLSRTYWDAANDLPDERTIRVSFQGSPGGRATYRLAGSPPVPMTEGPTGTYAAVYTLPSTARVLDAAVVVSLRGRDGKTVTATAPGRLTSTPAGPRLATERAGTVQGQALNDAVTLLTDLDGQPLLYPRDGMTFTAVGRVGEDLRVRLAPGLSALATAAQLDLTAGRLGVALGGMITLDGPVELASMPSPRPSPLLLAQATPAPVAAGATEAVPDLTPLPIPDAPDPVPPAVSGDLRVRVPLGGVRVPYSIEQRAGGSQLLLTLYGTFATPLGGLADITDPLLRSVDVQPGLPGVTLVTLTLAAGQAWGFQTGYEGSDLIVTVRRPPTLDSRRPLQRRVITLDPGHGGNQKGGAGSLRTPEKNLVLPIALRVAALLRAQGATVVLTRTADVTLGLYERGLAAEAARADLLVSIHANALPDGRDPRGLRGPEVYYTHPQAQAVAVRVLASLRRTLPELGPGEGLKGGAFLALTRPSAQPSILVETAYLTDAGNLRVLQSVAGQERFAQAIAAGIVDFYAAQLP; encoded by the coding sequence ATGCGCCCGTCCATGCGGCAGCTCGCCGCGTTTCTGCTCCTCACCCTGTCAGGAGGGCAGGCGGCGGCTCCCGCCACGCCATCCGGGGCGCCTGACGTGTTCGTCGCGTATCCGGATCCCGGCGCGACCGTACCCTTCGACCACGTCATCCTGGAGGGCAGCGTGAGTCCAGGGGCCGACCTGCGGATCGACGGCAAGGCCGTGACGGTCGGCCCGGACGGCCTGTTCATGGAGTGGTGGCCGCTGCGTCCCGGCGTGAACACCCTGCACTTCCTGACGACCCGCGGGGGCAAGTCGGGAACGGGCACCCTGCGCGTGACCCGCCCGGCCCCCCGGGTGTGGCCGGCCCGGCCCACGGCCATCGACGCGGGCAGCGTCACGCCGAGGCTGTCCCGGACGTACTGGGACGCCGCGAACGACCTCCCCGACGAGCGGACCATCCGCGTCTCGTTCCAGGGTTCGCCGGGCGGACGGGCCACGTACCGCCTGGCCGGCAGCCCGCCCGTGCCCATGACCGAGGGGCCGACCGGAACCTACGCGGCCGTCTACACCCTGCCGTCCACGGCACGCGTTCTGGACGCTGCTGTCGTCGTCAGCCTGCGCGGCCGGGACGGGAAGACGGTCACGGCCACCGCGCCCGGCCGCCTGACCAGTACGCCCGCCGGTCCGCGCCTCGCCACCGAGCGGGCGGGAACCGTGCAGGGCCAGGCATTGAACGACGCCGTGACCCTGCTGACCGATCTGGACGGTCAACCCCTGCTGTACCCGCGCGACGGCATGACCTTCACGGCAGTGGGCCGGGTCGGCGAGGATCTGCGGGTGCGGCTCGCGCCGGGGCTCTCGGCGCTGGCCACCGCCGCGCAACTCGACCTGACGGCGGGACGCCTGGGGGTCGCGCTCGGCGGGATGATCACGCTGGACGGGCCGGTCGAACTCGCGTCCATGCCGAGCCCACGTCCGTCCCCGCTGCTCCTGGCCCAGGCGACTCCTGCCCCTGTCGCGGCGGGAGCGACGGAAGCCGTTCCTGACCTGACCCCTCTGCCGATCCCCGACGCACCCGACCCGGTTCCGCCGGCAGTGTCGGGGGATCTCCGGGTGCGCGTGCCCCTCGGGGGCGTGCGGGTGCCCTACTCCATCGAGCAGCGCGCGGGCGGCTCGCAGCTGCTCCTCACGCTGTACGGCACCTTTGCCACGCCGCTGGGTGGCCTCGCGGACATCACAGATCCCCTGCTCCGCAGCGTCGACGTGCAGCCCGGACTGCCGGGTGTCACGCTCGTGACCCTGACGCTCGCGGCGGGACAGGCCTGGGGCTTCCAGACGGGCTACGAGGGGAGCGATCTGATCGTGACGGTTCGGCGCCCGCCCACGCTCGATTCCCGGCGACCCCTCCAGAGGCGTGTGATCACCCTCGATCCCGGCCACGGCGGAAACCAGAAGGGCGGGGCGGGCAGTCTGCGTACCCCGGAGAAGAACCTCGTGCTGCCCATCGCCCTGCGGGTCGCGGCGCTGCTGCGGGCGCAGGGGGCCACGGTCGTGCTGACCCGCACCGCCGACGTCACGCTGGGCCTGTACGAGCGGGGCCTGGCGGCCGAGGCGGCCCGCGCCGACCTGCTGGTCAGCATCCACGCCAATGCCCTGCCGGACGGTCGCGATCCGCGCGGTCTCCGGGGGCCGGAGGTCTACTACACGCACCCGCAGGCCCAGGCCGTGGCCGTCCGGGTGCTCGCGAGCCTGCGGCGCACCCTGCCGGAACTCGGCCCCGGCGAGGGCCTCAAGGGCGGCGCGTTCCTGGCCCTGACCCGTCCGAGTGCGCAGCCCAGCATTCTGGTCGAGACGGCCTACCTGACCGACGCCGGGAACCTGCGGGTGCTGCAGAGCGTGGCCGGGCAGGAGCGGTTCGCGCAGGCGATCGCGGCCGGCATCGTGGACTTCTACGCAGCGCAGCTGCCCTGA
- a CDS encoding GTP pyrophosphokinase family protein: protein MNDVLVETYEAALPEYERLRDAAVAHTNALLAPSGLNIHHVTGRVKRPLSLADKLLRKPGQYHTLDEVTDLVAVRVITYFESDVATVSRLVEQAFDVDWEHSIDKSKMHDPDRFGYMGVHYVVRPRPDGTDGSAVPDRQFEIQIRSILQHAWAEIEHDLGYKNRAAVPREVSRRFYRLAGLLEMADEEFMTLHRLSQHYASTLPERVRDTPDSVFIDAQSLTFMMEMPPVRTLDEQVAGALNVLLLTGWPDPERPQRLATLLQYVGVNSVGALQKELRRHGSEIVAFAAELMPRLRDVWFPVGGVRPGTSVVHFALMRACANPSLNPQEIVQALDLSSVRATAHLVDTVRATYAEVTRSRAG, encoded by the coding sequence ATGAACGACGTGCTGGTAGAGACGTACGAGGCGGCCCTGCCCGAGTACGAACGCCTGCGTGACGCGGCCGTCGCGCACACGAACGCCCTGCTGGCCCCCTCCGGCCTGAACATCCACCACGTCACCGGCCGCGTGAAACGGCCCCTGAGTCTGGCGGACAAGTTGCTGCGCAAGCCTGGTCAGTACCACACGCTGGACGAGGTCACGGATCTGGTCGCGGTGCGCGTCATCACGTACTTCGAGTCGGATGTGGCCACCGTGTCCAGGCTGGTCGAGCAGGCCTTCGACGTCGACTGGGAGCATTCCATCGACAAGAGCAAGATGCACGACCCGGATCGGTTCGGGTACATGGGCGTGCATTACGTGGTGCGCCCGCGACCGGATGGAACCGACGGGAGTGCCGTCCCGGATCGGCAGTTCGAGATCCAGATCCGGTCGATCCTCCAGCACGCCTGGGCCGAGATCGAACATGACCTGGGGTACAAGAACCGCGCGGCCGTGCCGCGGGAGGTCAGCCGCCGCTTCTACCGGCTGGCGGGCCTACTGGAAATGGCCGACGAGGAGTTCATGACCCTGCACCGCCTGTCCCAGCATTACGCCTCTACGCTGCCCGAGCGCGTGCGCGACACGCCCGACAGCGTGTTCATCGACGCGCAGAGCCTGACCTTCATGATGGAAATGCCGCCGGTCAGGACGCTGGACGAGCAGGTGGCCGGCGCGCTGAACGTGCTGCTGCTCACCGGCTGGCCCGACCCGGAACGCCCGCAGCGGCTGGCGACGCTGCTGCAGTACGTGGGCGTGAACTCGGTGGGAGCGTTGCAGAAGGAGCTGCGCCGGCACGGTTCGGAGATCGTGGCCTTCGCCGCCGAGCTGATGCCGCGCCTGCGCGACGTGTGGTTCCCGGTCGGGGGCGTGCGGCCCGGCACCAGCGTGGTGCACTTCGCGCTGATGCGCGCCTGCGCCAACCCGTCTCTGAACCCGCAGGAGATCGTGCAGGCGCTTGATCTCAGCAGCGTCCGCGCGACCGCCCACCTCGTGGACACCGTGCGCGCGACGTATGCCGAGGTGACCCGCTCCCGCGCGGGCTAA
- the tilS gene encoding tRNA lysidine(34) synthetase TilS: protein MQRAALRSPLAGVPPALARPLAGFAGRRVVAGVSGGADSVALLLALHHGGVRVVVAHLDHALRRGSAEDAGWVAALAVRLDVPFQTTRVDVAAVAARRGWNVEDAARRIRYEFLARVARAHGADTILTAHTRRDQAETVLMQVLRGEAVLGGIQPERGPLRRPWLDVGRQEIEAFLRAQGQDWREDESNADPAYTRAWVRAQVMPQLEERFPGLEVALARLARYQAQDDAALQGAARQLTPHAPRARMSLAVLRRWVRQELATARQDVHAPQVEALAAALQGGQTAHLTLPGGRDVTVTGSHLHLDSAVGAAPAFSLPDGWTLRTRQAGDRIHLPGGTRKLSDVLTDRRVPRGDRDRVSVIVDENGAVQWVGLTAPIWAVGARERTAESVEPLHAAMGEALTLAHEAAAAQEVPVGAVVLGSDGAVVGRGRNRSREHADMTRHAELEALRNAAATLGTPYLTGCTLVVTLEPCPMCLGAALEARIGHIAFGAANPKAGALGGVTDVLAHHWGVRPTVTTGVRAHEARRVLRDTFAALRANGTGSG, encoded by the coding sequence GTGCAACGTGCCGCTCTCCGTTCTCCGTTGGCCGGCGTACCTCCTGCGCTGGCCCGCCCCCTGGCCGGCTTCGCGGGTCGGCGGGTGGTCGCGGGCGTGTCGGGCGGTGCGGACTCCGTGGCCCTGCTGCTCGCCCTGCACCACGGCGGGGTGCGGGTCGTGGTGGCGCACCTTGATCACGCACTGCGCCGCGGATCGGCTGAAGATGCCGGGTGGGTGGCGGCCCTGGCCGTGCGGCTGGACGTGCCCTTCCAGACCACGCGGGTCGATGTGGCGGCCGTGGCGGCGCGGCGCGGCTGGAACGTGGAGGACGCCGCCCGGCGCATCCGCTACGAATTCCTGGCACGGGTGGCACGTGCCCACGGTGCCGACACGATCCTGACCGCCCACACCCGGCGGGATCAGGCCGAGACGGTGCTGATGCAGGTGCTGAGAGGAGAGGCCGTGCTGGGCGGCATCCAGCCTGAGCGCGGCCCCCTGCGTCGCCCGTGGCTGGACGTGGGCCGCCAGGAGATCGAGGCCTTCCTGCGTGCCCAGGGTCAGGACTGGCGTGAGGACGAGTCGAACGCCGATCCTGCCTACACCCGCGCGTGGGTGCGGGCGCAGGTGATGCCGCAGCTGGAGGAGCGGTTTCCCGGTCTGGAGGTGGCCCTCGCGCGGCTGGCCCGCTATCAGGCCCAGGACGACGCGGCCCTGCAGGGCGCGGCGCGGCAGCTGACTCCACATGCGCCGCGAGCGCGGATGTCGCTGGCCGTGCTGCGCCGCTGGGTGCGTCAGGAACTCGCAACTGCCCGGCAGGACGTCCATGCCCCACAGGTGGAAGCCCTGGCCGCCGCGCTGCAAGGAGGTCAGACCGCACACCTCACGCTGCCGGGTGGCCGGGACGTCACGGTCACGGGCAGCCACTTGCACCTGGATTCGGCGGTGGGTGCAGCTCCAGCCTTTTCGCTGCCGGACGGCTGGACGCTCCGCACCCGGCAGGCCGGTGACCGCATCCACCTGCCGGGCGGCACCCGCAAGCTCAGCGACGTGCTCACGGATCGCCGGGTGCCGCGCGGCGACCGGGACCGCGTGTCCGTGATCGTGGACGAGAACGGAGCGGTGCAGTGGGTGGGCCTGACTGCACCCATCTGGGCGGTGGGCGCCCGCGAACGAACCGCCGAATCCGTCGAGCCCCTGCATGCGGCGATGGGGGAGGCGCTGACCCTGGCCCACGAGGCGGCCGCTGCGCAGGAGGTGCCGGTCGGTGCGGTCGTGCTGGGATCGGACGGCGCGGTGGTCGGACGGGGCCGCAACCGCAGCCGCGAGCACGCGGACATGACCCGCCACGCGGAGCTGGAGGCCCTGCGGAACGCCGCCGCGACGCTCGGTACGCCGTACCTGACCGGCTGCACGCTGGTCGTCACGCTGGAGCCGTGTCCGATGTGCCTGGGCGCGGCACTGGAAGCCCGGATCGGTCACATCGCGTTCGGCGCGGCGAATCCCAAGGCGGGTGCGCTGGGCGGCGTCACCGATGTCCTGGCGCACCACTGGGGAGTGCGGCCTACCGTCACGACCGGCGTGCGGGCCCACGAGGCCCGGCGAGTCCTGCGCGACACCTTCGCGGCCCTGCGGGCGAACGGCACTGGGAGCGGCTGA
- a CDS encoding peroxiredoxin, producing the protein MSVRPGAPAPLFEKRSDDGRVIRLADLRGRWVVMFFYPRAHSAGCSIEAQRFEAALPEFERLGAVVIGVSTDTEARQARFRDTCSLSYPLLPDSDRSVCRAYGVLGPLGGLLNMAARETVLIDPNGVVAARWRNPNPAAHVPAVLRALEGHPGDVPQAIPGT; encoded by the coding sequence ATGAGTGTCCGTCCTGGTGCCCCCGCACCCCTGTTCGAGAAACGCAGTGACGACGGTCGGGTGATTCGACTGGCGGACCTGCGTGGACGCTGGGTGGTGATGTTCTTCTACCCGCGTGCCCACTCGGCCGGCTGCTCGATCGAGGCGCAGCGCTTTGAGGCGGCGCTGCCGGAGTTCGAGCGGCTCGGCGCCGTGGTGATCGGCGTGAGCACGGACACCGAGGCCAGGCAGGCCCGCTTCCGGGACACCTGCTCGCTCAGCTATCCGCTGCTGCCCGACAGCGACCGCAGCGTGTGCCGCGCGTACGGGGTGCTCGGCCCGCTGGGGGGGCTGCTGAACATGGCCGCGCGGGAAACGGTGTTGATCGACCCGAATGGCGTGGTGGCGGCCCGCTGGCGCAACCCGAACCCGGCCGCCCATGTTCCTGCGGTGCTGCGCGCCCTGGAGGGCCATCCCGGCGACGTCCCCCAGGCCATACCCGGCACCTGA
- a CDS encoding S9 family peptidase, whose translation MESFAQFSVDGSRLYGMVHTPDADAPASGWPSVVFVHGFTGNRIEAQRLFVRFSRRLAAQGIASLRFDCRGSGESHGEFSDVTVGTEVQDTLAAVTYLRRQPGIDPLRVMLLGFSMGGLVATLAAPDALAHRLLLWAPALPDAWLPRLPGGQMPATVADLGGWPVGRAFYQDMLRQRPLDVAARWGGVAHVLHGDADEVCPPEYGVRYARALGCDATAIPGGTHTFASLDTTEMLYQESLTFLRGG comes from the coding sequence GTGGAAAGTTTTGCGCAGTTCAGTGTCGATGGCAGCCGCCTGTACGGCATGGTGCACACGCCGGATGCCGACGCCCCGGCCAGCGGCTGGCCGTCCGTGGTGTTCGTGCACGGCTTCACGGGCAACCGCATCGAGGCCCAGCGCCTGTTCGTGCGGTTTTCCCGGCGCCTGGCCGCGCAGGGCATCGCCAGCCTGCGCTTCGACTGCCGGGGCAGTGGCGAATCCCACGGGGAGTTCAGCGACGTGACCGTGGGGACGGAGGTGCAGGACACCCTCGCAGCGGTCACCTACCTGCGGCGGCAGCCGGGCATCGATCCGCTGCGCGTCATGCTGCTGGGCTTCAGCATGGGCGGGCTGGTCGCCACGCTCGCCGCGCCGGACGCGCTGGCCCACCGGCTGCTGCTGTGGGCTCCAGCCCTGCCCGACGCGTGGCTGCCGCGTCTGCCCGGCGGTCAGATGCCGGCCACCGTCGCGGATCTGGGCGGCTGGCCGGTCGGCCGGGCCTTCTACCAGGACATGCTGCGCCAGCGCCCGCTGGACGTGGCGGCCCGCTGGGGCGGCGTGGCCCACGTCCTCCACGGCGACGCCGACGAAGTCTGCCCGCCCGAGTACGGAGTGCGCTATGCCCGAGCGCTCGGCTGCGACGCGACCGCCATTCCCGGCGGCACCCACACCTTCGCCAGCCTCGACACGACCGAGATGCTGTACCAGGAGTCGCTGACGTTCCTCAGGGGAGGATGA
- a CDS encoding nucleoside hydrolase, translating into MSPLPLPVILDGDPGLDDAVAWWLALASPELDVLAVTTVHGNVPLTLTTRNAGVVLALAEASVPYHAGADRPLVRGSVTAASVHGATGLPAAGLPEPARPPEAEHAVQTMIRVVRARPGAVTVIATGPLTNVALAFRLAPDLPGLVREVMWMGGSTAQGNRTPAAEFNALADPHAARIVFESGVPLRMVGLNVTMQCIATPERVQALRNLGNRAGTVSAELLTFYAGVYREKYGLNGGALHDPLAVAAVIWPDLLTWAAMDVQVEVQEGANLGRTTCDLYGVTGHVGTARVAVGVDDPAFFARLLERLATLP; encoded by the coding sequence ATGTCGCCGCTCCCGCTGCCCGTGATTCTCGATGGTGACCCTGGTCTGGACGACGCGGTCGCGTGGTGGCTGGCCCTGGCCAGCCCGGAACTGGATGTGCTGGCCGTCACCACCGTGCATGGCAACGTGCCGCTGACGCTCACGACCCGGAACGCCGGGGTGGTGCTGGCCCTGGCAGAGGCGTCCGTGCCGTACCACGCGGGGGCCGACCGGCCCCTGGTGCGCGGCAGCGTGACGGCCGCGTCCGTTCACGGAGCCACCGGCCTGCCGGCCGCAGGACTGCCCGAGCCCGCCCGGCCCCCGGAGGCGGAACACGCGGTGCAGACAATGATCCGCGTGGTGCGCGCCCGGCCGGGGGCCGTGACCGTCATTGCGACTGGCCCCCTCACGAACGTGGCGCTGGCCTTCCGGCTGGCTCCGGATCTGCCGGGACTTGTGCGGGAGGTCATGTGGATGGGCGGCAGCACCGCTCAGGGCAACCGCACGCCGGCCGCGGAGTTCAACGCCCTGGCCGACCCGCACGCGGCGCGGATCGTGTTCGAGTCCGGGGTGCCGCTGCGGATGGTGGGACTCAACGTCACGATGCAGTGCATTGCCACGCCGGAGCGGGTGCAGGCCCTGCGCAACCTGGGCAACCGGGCTGGAACCGTAAGTGCCGAGTTGCTCACCTTCTACGCCGGCGTCTACCGCGAGAAGTACGGCTTGAATGGCGGAGCGCTGCACGATCCGCTGGCGGTCGCGGCCGTGATCTGGCCTGACCTGCTGACGTGGGCGGCCATGGACGTGCAAGTCGAGGTGCAGGAGGGCGCGAACCTGGGCCGCACGACCTGTGACCTGTACGGTGTGACAGGCCACGTAGGTACGGCACGGGTGGCCGTGGGGGTAGATGACCCGGCCTTCTTTGCGCGGCTGCTGGAACGGCTCGCCACTCTGCCGTGA